One genomic window of Struthio camelus isolate bStrCam1 chromosome 1, bStrCam1.hap1, whole genome shotgun sequence includes the following:
- the THAP12 gene encoding 52 kDa repressor of the inhibitor of the protein kinase isoform X2 encodes MICRSSPYRTVLRDNAVPTIFDLTSHLNNPHSRHRKRIKELSEDEIRTLKQQKIDEAFEREQATQELNESNAQNTVSEEGGEEQEEEAVPLTLEERENKDYLKSLFEILILMGKQNIPLDGHNVDELPEGVFTSDNFQALLEYRINAGDEVLRKRFEMTAVNLEYCSKTQQKQMLEICESCVREETLREVRDSHFFSIVTDEVVDIAGEEHLPVLVRFVDESHNLREEFIGFLPYEADPEILAVKFHTTITEKWGLNMEYCRGQAYIVSSGFASKMKVVATRLLEKYPQAVYTLCSSCALNVWLAKSIPVVGVSIALGTIEEVCCLFNQSPQLLVELDNTISVLFQSNEEKGNELKEICRSQWTGRHDTFEVLVDLMQAFVLCLDGVSSDSSVRWSNFIAGRAFVLSSALTDFDFIVTIVILKNILSFTRAFGKNLQGQTSDVFFAASSLTAVLHSLNEVMENIEVYHEFWFEEATNLATKLDVQIKLPGKFRRAQQGNLDSEVTSENYYKEILSVPAVEHIIQELKDIFSEQHLKALKCLSLVPSVMGQLKFNTSEEHHADMYKNDLPNPDTLSAELHCWRIKWKHRGKDIELPATIYEALHLPDIKFFPNVYALLKVLCILPVMKVENEKYEAGRKRLKAYLKNTLTEQRSSNLALLNINFDIKHDLDLMVDTYIKLYPDKVEFQEDFLPSNNSEVTEDA; translated from the exons agtGAAGATGAAATAAGAACACTGAAGCAGCAAAAGA TTGATGAAGCGTTTGAACGGGAACAGGCAACTCAAGAACTGAATGAAAGCAATGCACAGAATACTGTGtcagaggaaggaggggaagaacaAGAGGAGGAAGCTGTTCCCTTAACgcttgaagaaagagaaaacaaagattaTCTTAAATCTTTGTTTGAAATTTTGATCCTAATGGGTAAACAAAATATTCCCTTGGATGGCCATAATGTTGATGAGCTTCCAGAGGGTGTTTTCACTTCAGATAACTTTCAGGCTCTGCTGGAATACAGAATAAATGCTGGAGATGAAGTTCTGAGGAAACGATTTGAGATGACTGCAGTAAATCTTGAGTATTGTTCAAAAACGCAGCAGAAGCAAATGCTTGAGATCTGCGAAAGCTGCGTTAGAGAAGAGACACTGAGGGAAGTAAGAGACTCGCACTTCTTTTCTATTGTTACTGATGAAGTAGTAGATATAGCAGGAGAAGAACATTTGCCAGTTTTGGTGAGATTTGTTGATGAGTCTCATAATCTAAGAGAGGAATTCATAGGGTTTTTGCCTTACGAGGCTGATCCTGAAATTTTAGCTGTTAAATTCCACACAACTATCACTGAAAAGTGGGGTCTAAACATGGAGTACTGTCGAGGTCAAGCCTACATCGTCTCCAGTGGGTTTGCTTCTAAAATGAAAGTTGTAGCTACAAGACTTTTGGAAAAGTATCCACAAGCGGTGTATACGCTGTGTTCCTCTTGTGCCTTAAATGTTTGGCTGGCAAAATCTATCCCTGTTGTTGGTGTTTCCATTGCACTAGGAACAATCGAAGAAGTCTGCTGTCTTTTTAATCAGTCTCCACAGTTGCTAGTAGAGCTGGACAAtacaatttctgttcttttccagaGCAATGAGGAGAAGGGTAATGAGCTGAAGGAGATCTGCCGTTCTCAGTGGACAGGCAGACATGATACTTTTGAAGTTTTAGTGGACCTGATGCAAGCATTTGTACTGTGTTTGGATGGTGTTAGCAGCGACTCATCTGTCCGGTGGAGCAACTTTATTGCTGGTCGAGCATTTGTACTCTCAAGTGCATTAACAGATTTTGACTTCATTGTCACTAttgtaattttgaaaaacattctGTCTTTTACAAGAGCGTTTGGAAAAAATCTCCAAGGACAAACATCGGATGTGTTCTTTGCAGCTAGCAGTTTAACCGCAGTGTTGCATTCTCTGAACGAAGTGATGGAAAACATTGAAGTTTACCATGAATTTTGGTTTGAGGAAGCAACAAATTTGGCTACAAAACTGGATGTACAAATTAAACTTCCTGGAAAATTTCGCAGGGCGCAACAGGGTAACTTGGACTCTGAGGTAACTTCAGAAAACTACTACAAGGAAATCCTTAGCGTCCCCGCAGTGGAGCACATCATTCAAGAATTAAAAGATATATTCTCGGAACAACATTTAAAAGCTCTCAAATGTTTATCATTAGTGCCCTCAGTCATGGGGCAGCTCAAATTCAATACATCTGAAGAGCATCATGCTGATATGTACAAAAATGACTTGCCTAATCCAGATACGCTTTCTGCTGAGCTTCATTGTTGGAGAATCAAGTGGAAGCACAGAGGAAAAGACATTGAGCTTCCAGCTACTATTTATGAAGCACTTCATTTGCCAGACATAAAGTTTTTCCCTAATGTATATGCATTGCTCAAAGTCTTGTGCATCCTTCCAGTGATGAAGGTAGAGAATGAGAAATACGAAGCAGGACGAAAGCGCTTAAAGGCATACCTGAAAAACACCTTGACAGAACAAAGGTCAAGCAACCTAGCTCTGCTCAACATAAACTTTGATATAAAACATGACTTAGATTTAATGGTGGACACCTACATTAAACTCTATCCAGATAAAGTGGAATTTCAAGAAGACTTTCTTCCCTCAAATAACTCCGAAGTAACAGAAGATGCTTAA